The following proteins are encoded in a genomic region of Synechococcus sp. CBW1002:
- a CDS encoding general secretion pathway protein D — translation MLIGAAPIVSSDGKDLIVRFPAPQLPVSQTVSPNLSRPTAVPTPAYVPPLRPRAVAPPLGDMAVGSMTIRNRGYVTLSGPPVTLTTRGANARDVLMVLAQMGGYGYAYSDPATGPQGTNASAAQTNPVTVAFQNEAYERAFNFVLLSSGLQARREGNTIMVGPNVLSKTIGPQLSKVYRLNQVSANSAADYLANLGASVTKVTSITTAVSQGLNQNEQVAGASATNQTVTSTQQQVEAFGATTGPLVGLQATTDPRLSTITLVGEVALVAIAEQYLKQLDLRQRQVALSVKILDVTLNNDTEIDNSFAFRFGNNFIVNDGGRLLAAFGRNLPANSDDFDDLNTWEVFGDSSRGDSSSNRVNSRSRDRNSGSDSTSRSGNSFNNSLTLNFQDNTQLNQSQVETINAELSRQTGTEIREFTIERFIRNPNFVEGGDADQFITVEDTEYRVVPNGRASQSLNSALTSQVQNIIDSVTGREVNLSRTQTGSNENESSNRNIRSRNSNRRSNRNRESSNFQDYSGLRRRNPGLNYPDNQFFDFLQAQIVSNNTKVLAAPTLILSENPEEISGGANASGATQSSTGGFNLLGQQTIGRSRANESFVTVGTQVITALNVTTQENSTNVICEPEFATAGLAFGARVSKIDDNGFVTFSLTPTISAIVDFISGPTACSSDLAILSLRRLDTGSLRVRDGQTLILTGVISDEDQQEVSKWPILGDLPIVGQFFRRTSGSRRRNELVILVTPRIIDDEKGGTYGYGYTPGTQDARRLMYGVNN, via the coding sequence TTGCTGATAGGCGCCGCTCCGATCGTCAGCAGCGACGGCAAGGACCTGATCGTGCGCTTTCCGGCGCCGCAGCTGCCGGTGAGCCAGACCGTGAGCCCGAATCTGAGCCGTCCCACCGCAGTGCCCACACCCGCCTATGTGCCGCCGCTGCGGCCACGGGCCGTGGCCCCGCCCCTGGGCGACATGGCGGTGGGCTCGATGACCATCCGCAACCGCGGCTATGTGACCCTGAGTGGCCCCCCGGTGACGCTCACCACCCGCGGAGCCAACGCCCGCGATGTGCTGATGGTGCTGGCCCAGATGGGGGGGTATGGGTATGCCTACTCCGATCCCGCCACGGGGCCGCAGGGAACCAACGCCTCAGCCGCGCAGACAAACCCGGTGACCGTGGCGTTCCAGAACGAGGCCTACGAACGGGCTTTCAACTTCGTGCTGTTGAGCAGTGGCCTGCAGGCTCGCCGCGAAGGCAACACGATCATGGTGGGGCCCAACGTTCTCAGCAAGACGATCGGCCCCCAGCTCTCGAAGGTCTATCGCCTCAACCAGGTATCCGCCAATTCCGCCGCGGATTACCTCGCCAACCTCGGGGCCAGCGTCACCAAGGTGACCTCGATCACCACGGCCGTGTCCCAGGGCCTGAATCAGAACGAACAGGTGGCTGGTGCCAGTGCCACCAACCAGACCGTTACCTCCACCCAGCAGCAGGTGGAGGCCTTCGGGGCCACCACCGGCCCCCTGGTGGGCCTGCAGGCCACCACCGACCCACGCCTGAGCACGATCACCCTGGTGGGCGAGGTGGCGCTGGTGGCGATCGCGGAGCAATACCTCAAGCAGCTGGATCTGCGCCAGCGGCAGGTGGCACTCTCGGTGAAGATTCTGGATGTGACCCTCAACAACGACACTGAGATCGACAACAGCTTTGCCTTCCGCTTCGGCAATAATTTCATTGTCAACGATGGCGGCCGCCTGCTGGCGGCCTTCGGACGCAATCTGCCGGCCAATAGTGATGATTTCGACGACCTCAATACATGGGAAGTCTTCGGCGACAGCTCGAGAGGCGATTCCAGCTCGAACCGGGTTAATTCCCGTTCCCGCGACAGGAACTCAGGATCGGATTCAACCTCGCGATCTGGCAACTCTTTCAACAACAGCCTCACGCTGAACTTCCAGGACAATACCCAGTTGAACCAGTCTCAGGTCGAAACTATCAATGCTGAGCTGTCTCGGCAGACTGGAACAGAAATCAGAGAATTTACTATTGAACGCTTCATTCGCAATCCCAACTTTGTTGAGGGGGGTGATGCAGATCAATTTATCACCGTTGAAGATACAGAGTACAGAGTGGTCCCAAATGGCAGGGCCTCTCAGTCGCTCAACTCTGCACTCACATCCCAGGTGCAGAACATCATCGACAGCGTCACCGGCCGGGAGGTGAACCTGTCCCGCACTCAGACCGGCTCCAATGAAAACGAATCCTCGAATAGGAACATCAGATCCCGCAATTCCAACCGCAGAAGCAATCGCAACCGCGAGAGTAGTAACTTCCAGGACTATTCAGGTCTTCGCCGCCGTAATCCGGGTCTCAACTATCCCGATAACCAGTTCTTCGATTTCCTCCAGGCACAGATTGTCTCCAACAACACCAAGGTGCTGGCGGCTCCCACCCTGATTCTCAGTGAGAACCCTGAAGAGATCAGTGGGGGTGCCAATGCCTCTGGTGCAACTCAAAGTTCTACCGGTGGTTTCAACCTGCTGGGTCAGCAGACCATCGGTCGCTCCCGAGCCAATGAGTCATTCGTGACCGTTGGCACCCAGGTGATCACCGCCTTGAACGTGACCACGCAGGAAAACTCCACCAATGTGATCTGCGAGCCCGAGTTCGCCACGGCGGGGCTTGCTTTCGGAGCCAGAGTCTCGAAGATCGATGATAACGGGTTCGTGACTTTCTCGCTCACCCCTACTATTTCCGCGATTGTGGATTTTATTTCGGGTCCCACGGCCTGCTCTTCGGATCTGGCGATTCTGTCCCTGCGACGCCTCGATACCGGCAGTCTTCGCGTCCGTGACGGCCAGACTCTGATCCTCACCGGCGTGATTTCCGATGAAGATCAACAGGAGGTCTCCAAGTGGCCGATCCTTGGGGATTTGCCGATCGTGGGTCAGTTCTTCCGCCGCACGTCCGGCTCAAGGCGCCGCAATGAACTGGTGATCCTGGTGACGCCCCGCATCATCGACGATGAAAAAGGTGGCACCTATGGCTATGGCTACACCCCCGGCACCCAGGATGCACGCCGGCTCATGTACGGCGTCAACAACTAA
- a CDS encoding IS110 family transposase — protein sequence MGEPISAGKRRARLKVINPRSAGIDVGSRFHVVAVPVELDPNPVRKFSSFTKDLIALAEWLLAVGISTIAMESTGIYWVPLYEILSGKGIDVFLVNARHAKNVPGRKTDINDAQWLQQLHSYGLVRASFRPDQKITELRSYLRQRDQLVRYRSSHQQHIQKALMLMNLQLHHVVRDISGLTGRRIIDAILSGERDPERLASLRDRRCKESAATIAAALEGNYQDDHLFSLKIAVELFDTYSEKIRACELAAQSLMTELAGSDYQDPGSQPGDWKICGHGFAFNPTHLIQALSGHNLLRLPGLGPTTVLTLISECGLDMKRWPSAQHFVSWLGLSPQNRISGGKVLSSRTRQGTTRAGSAFWMAAVPLGRTNTALGAFQRRLAARAGKSKALIATARKLAILYYKTLRDGLVYQDPGAAAYQEESRDRQIRGLQRRAIALGFQLVASA from the coding sequence ATGGGAGAACCAATTTCAGCAGGCAAGCGCCGAGCTCGTCTGAAAGTCATTAACCCTCGTTCCGCTGGAATTGATGTCGGCAGTAGATTCCACGTTGTTGCTGTTCCTGTCGAGCTTGATCCGAATCCCGTCCGCAAGTTTTCAAGCTTCACAAAGGATCTAATCGCACTCGCCGAATGGCTGCTGGCAGTTGGAATTAGCACCATTGCCATGGAGTCCACTGGAATCTACTGGGTTCCGCTTTACGAGATTCTCTCTGGCAAAGGCATTGACGTCTTTCTTGTTAATGCCAGGCACGCCAAGAATGTTCCGGGCCGCAAGACGGATATCAACGATGCACAATGGCTTCAGCAGCTCCACAGCTACGGCCTGGTGAGAGCAAGCTTTCGTCCAGACCAAAAAATCACAGAACTACGCTCATATCTGCGGCAGCGTGATCAACTTGTTCGATACCGCTCGTCTCATCAGCAACACATCCAGAAGGCGCTGATGCTTATGAATCTTCAGCTTCATCATGTTGTCAGAGATATCAGCGGACTAACCGGTAGGCGAATCATCGATGCCATACTTTCAGGTGAGAGGGACCCCGAAAGACTCGCTTCTCTCCGAGACAGACGCTGCAAGGAGAGCGCGGCAACAATTGCGGCTGCTCTTGAGGGGAACTACCAAGACGATCACTTGTTCTCTTTGAAGATCGCAGTTGAGCTCTTTGACACCTATTCAGAGAAGATCAGGGCCTGCGAGCTTGCGGCACAATCATTGATGACAGAGCTTGCCGGCTCGGACTATCAAGATCCAGGCAGTCAACCTGGGGATTGGAAGATATGCGGACATGGCTTTGCATTTAACCCAACCCACCTAATTCAAGCCTTGTCAGGCCACAATCTTCTAAGGCTTCCGGGATTAGGACCAACAACAGTTCTCACGCTCATTAGTGAGTGTGGGTTGGACATGAAGCGCTGGCCCAGTGCCCAGCATTTTGTGTCATGGCTGGGACTCAGTCCTCAGAACAGGATCTCAGGGGGAAAGGTACTTTCTTCACGAACACGACAGGGCACTACGCGAGCAGGTAGTGCCTTTTGGATGGCTGCCGTACCGCTGGGAAGAACGAATACTGCACTGGGTGCTTTTCAACGTCGTCTGGCAGCACGTGCCGGAAAGAGTAAAGCATTAATTGCTACTGCCCGAAAGCTTGCCATTCTTTACTACAAGACGCTCCGTGATGGTTTGGTATATCAGGATCCCGGTGCTGCCGCATATCAGGAGGAATCAAGGGATCGTCAGATTCGTGGTCTCCAGCGACGCGCCATTGCCCTTGGTTTTCAACTTGTTGCCTCTGCTTGA
- a CDS encoding transposase produces the protein MQPPYDAALREAVRLRMSPPNLESVAEIARDTGITAQTIYNWRSQWQKQGQLVPATNRPPEQWSAADKLAAVIQAAGLNGSELGSFCRERGLYPKQVARWRQAAEDANGPSAPSMADQRELQRKNQELVRRNRQLERELQKKEKALTEAATLLMLSKKFNQIFQPDEDP, from the coding sequence ATGCAACCGCCCTATGACGCCGCTCTGCGGGAAGCCGTCCGCCTGCGGATGAGCCCTCCGAACCTTGAGAGCGTGGCTGAGATCGCCCGCGACACCGGGATCACGGCGCAGACCATCTACAACTGGCGGAGCCAGTGGCAGAAGCAGGGCCAGCTGGTGCCTGCCACGAACCGGCCGCCGGAGCAGTGGAGCGCTGCCGACAAGCTGGCAGCCGTGATCCAGGCCGCAGGACTGAACGGAAGCGAGCTCGGGTCGTTCTGCAGGGAGCGGGGGCTGTACCCCAAGCAGGTTGCCCGTTGGCGCCAGGCCGCCGAGGATGCCAATGGCCCCAGCGCGCCGAGCATGGCTGATCAGCGGGAACTGCAACGCAAGAATCAGGAACTGGTCCGGCGGAATCGCCAGCTGGAGCGTGAATTGCAGAAGAAAGAAAAAGCACTGACAGAAGCGGCGACGTTGTTGATGCTCTCAAAAAAGTTCAACCAGATCTTTCAACCGGACGAGGATCCTTGA
- a CDS encoding quinone-dependent dihydroorotate dehydrogenase, with the protein MAETNGGSGSVPATGALYSRFVGPLLQSDAGADAEQLSRLTLLALGQAALRRRWPLVSGSLAGLAGELQRRDARLEQTLFGCRFANPVGLAAGFDKNGVAAAIWDCFGFGFVELGTVTWHGQPGNPRPRLFRLAAERAALNRMGFNNDGAQALRRTLERQQLQPPGQRPAVLGINLGKSKITPLELAPDDYASSLELLAPLADYAVINVSSPNTPGLRELQDEVLLRRLVERLRRLPACPPLLVKIAPDLEDDAIDAIARLAYEEGLAGVIAVNTSIDRLGLAGRLLPQTGQTLAQEMGGLSGRPLRRRALEVVRRLRAAAGPALPLVGVGGIDSPEAAWERISAGASLVQLYTGWIYEGPQLVPAILEGLLQQLDRHGLRTIGEAVGSGLPWR; encoded by the coding sequence ATGGCTGAAACCAATGGGGGCTCCGGCAGCGTGCCGGCAACGGGTGCCCTGTACAGCCGCTTCGTGGGCCCCCTGCTGCAGAGCGATGCGGGCGCCGATGCGGAACAGCTCAGCCGCCTCACCCTGCTGGCTCTGGGGCAGGCCGCTCTGCGGCGCCGCTGGCCACTGGTGAGCGGCAGCCTGGCCGGGCTGGCCGGTGAGCTGCAGCGCCGCGATGCGCGGCTGGAGCAGACCCTGTTCGGCTGCCGCTTCGCCAATCCGGTGGGTCTGGCGGCCGGCTTCGACAAGAACGGCGTGGCAGCGGCGATCTGGGATTGCTTCGGCTTCGGTTTCGTCGAGCTGGGCACCGTGACCTGGCACGGCCAGCCCGGCAATCCACGGCCGCGTCTGTTCCGGCTGGCGGCGGAGCGGGCGGCCCTGAATCGCATGGGCTTCAACAACGATGGCGCCCAGGCCCTGCGCCGCACCCTGGAGCGCCAGCAGCTGCAGCCGCCCGGCCAGCGGCCGGCCGTGCTGGGCATCAATCTCGGCAAGTCGAAGATCACACCCCTGGAACTGGCGCCGGACGACTACGCCTCCTCCCTGGAGCTGCTGGCCCCCCTGGCCGATTACGCGGTGATCAATGTGAGCTCGCCCAACACCCCAGGCCTGCGGGAACTCCAGGACGAGGTGCTCCTCCGCCGCCTGGTGGAGCGCCTGCGGCGTCTGCCCGCCTGCCCGCCGCTGCTGGTGAAGATCGCTCCAGACCTGGAGGACGATGCCATCGATGCCATCGCCCGGCTGGCCTACGAGGAGGGACTGGCCGGTGTGATCGCGGTGAACACCAGCATCGATCGGCTCGGTCTGGCCGGTCGGCTCCTGCCCCAGACCGGCCAGACCCTGGCGCAGGAGATGGGCGGTCTCAGCGGTCGCCCCCTGCGACGGCGAGCCCTGGAGGTGGTGCGCCGGTTGCGGGCCGCCGCCGGCCCTGCCCTGCCGCTGGTGGGCGTGGGGGGCATCGATTCCCCTGAGGCGGCCTGGGAGCGGATCAGCGCCGGAGCGTCGCTGGTGCAGCTCTACACCGGCTGGATCTACGAAGGGCCCCAGCTGGTGCCGGCGATCCTTGAGGGCCTGCTGCAGCAGCTGGACCGCCACGGTCTGCGGACTATCGGCGAAGCGGTGGGCTCAGGGCTGCCCTGGCGCTGA
- a CDS encoding PilN domain-containing protein gives MTVQTSRPPDLLRERRQELGIPELPDRITSTDQLLLRGALIGGSLVLLVVATAGFLFLRQQLVRSELDRLTAVQAEVEVLEGQVKARQAEVDKVTGVNRELAKGLVGVRSGSTVLRELQLRTPDGVQISQMQVEGDTLRLKGQARDPQAFSRINVLQLELKRSPLFQPEGVALSRAFREEKDPRSTLPSVVSFEMSAPFSELPPTREMVLLKRLGAEGMARRYQLLQKEGLLP, from the coding sequence ATGACCGTGCAGACCAGCCGCCCCCCCGATCTGCTGCGGGAACGCCGGCAGGAGCTCGGCATCCCCGAGCTGCCGGATCGGATCACTTCCACCGATCAGCTCCTGTTGCGCGGCGCCCTGATCGGCGGCAGCCTGGTGCTGCTGGTGGTGGCGACGGCGGGCTTCCTGTTCCTGCGCCAGCAACTGGTGCGCTCTGAACTCGATCGTCTCACGGCGGTTCAAGCGGAGGTGGAGGTGCTGGAAGGGCAGGTCAAGGCCCGGCAGGCCGAGGTGGACAAGGTGACAGGCGTGAACCGCGAACTGGCCAAGGGGCTGGTGGGTGTGCGCTCCGGCTCCACCGTGCTGCGGGAACTGCAGCTGCGGACCCCCGATGGTGTTCAGATCAGCCAGATGCAGGTGGAGGGCGACACCCTCAGGCTCAAGGGCCAGGCACGGGATCCCCAGGCTTTTTCCCGCATCAATGTGCTGCAGCTGGAGCTGAAGCGGTCGCCCCTGTTCCAGCCTGAGGGGGTGGCCCTGAGCCGTGCCTTCCGAGAAGAGAAGGATCCCAGGTCAACGCTGCCCTCGGTGGTGAGCTTCGAGATGAGCGCCCCTTTCTCGGAGCTGCCGCCCACCAGGGAAATGGTGCTGCTGAAGCGACTCGGTGCCGAGGGCATGGCGCGCCGATATCAACTGCTGCAGAAGGAGGGCCTGCTGCCATGA
- a CDS encoding IS3 family transposase, which yields MIPSGDRGAIVALLQEGISRGLSAKAIADLFGLATRTLRRWGLMIRTQGFSCDQRKGASRHVMHRFSEEERQQVLSTVNDPRFADLTPGQIVAILAEEGVYVGSESTIYRIMRQEGLLNHRGRSRPPREPREPPVLEATGIHQVLAWDITLLPGPAKGQFYYLYMVMDVWSRRILGVEVHDRECGELAKHFFDRVCRDEGISSGSTTILHADNGAPMRSYTLAAKLAELGISLSFSRPRVSNDNAYVESWFRTMKYHQSYPVRRFRDLLSVRAWVDGFVDWYNAEHRHSGIKYVTPNQRHYGEADAICRVRQQTYEQARAQHPRRWARPPRDWAQPTVVRVNHPRPQDTVAA from the coding sequence TTGATTCCGTCTGGCGATCGCGGTGCGATCGTCGCGCTTCTACAGGAAGGCATCAGTCGTGGCCTTTCGGCCAAGGCCATTGCTGATCTTTTCGGCCTGGCGACACGCACGCTGAGGCGATGGGGCTTGATGATTCGGACCCAGGGATTCAGCTGCGATCAACGCAAGGGAGCGTCCAGGCATGTCATGCATCGTTTCAGCGAGGAGGAGCGCCAACAGGTGTTGTCCACTGTCAACGATCCACGCTTTGCCGATCTCACGCCTGGTCAGATCGTGGCGATCCTTGCCGAGGAGGGAGTCTACGTGGGATCGGAGTCAACGATTTACCGCATCATGCGCCAGGAAGGCCTGTTAAATCATCGCGGCAGGAGCCGCCCACCGCGGGAGCCAAGAGAGCCACCCGTGCTGGAGGCAACGGGCATCCATCAAGTGCTGGCCTGGGATATCACCCTGTTGCCGGGGCCTGCGAAGGGTCAATTCTACTACCTTTATATGGTGATGGATGTGTGGAGCCGGCGCATCCTTGGCGTTGAGGTGCACGATCGTGAATGCGGCGAACTGGCCAAGCACTTCTTTGATCGTGTCTGCCGTGATGAAGGGATCAGCTCGGGGTCGACCACGATCCTGCACGCCGATAACGGAGCACCCATGCGCTCCTACACCTTGGCCGCCAAGCTGGCCGAGCTCGGCATCTCCCTGTCATTCTCGCGGCCGCGGGTGAGCAATGACAACGCCTACGTTGAGTCATGGTTCCGAACCATGAAATATCACCAGAGCTATCCAGTGCGTCGTTTCCGGGATCTTCTCTCAGTGCGTGCCTGGGTCGATGGTTTTGTTGACTGGTACAACGCTGAGCATCGTCACAGCGGCATCAAGTATGTGACGCCCAATCAACGTCACTACGGAGAAGCTGACGCGATCTGCAGAGTCCGTCAGCAGACCTATGAGCAGGCGCGTGCGCAACATCCACGCCGCTGGGCCAGGCCACCTCGCGATTGGGCTCAGCCAACAGTCGTGCGGGTCAACCATCCCAGACCGCAGGACACTGTCGCTGCTTGA